GCTGGGGTCGTGTACGATGAAGTACAACCCCTCGTTCACCGAGGACGTCGCTGCGCTTCCGAGCGGCGGGGTCCACCCCGATCGGTCGCCGGAGTCGGTGCAGGGGACGCTCGCCGTCCTCCACGGCCTCCAGGAGTTCTTAGCCGAGATCGGCGGGATGGACGCCGTGACGCTCCAGCCACCGGCGGGGGCCGCGGGGGAGTTCACCGGTATCCTCGTCGCCAAGGCGTACCACGAGGCGAACGGCGACGAGCGCTCCGAGGTGATCGTCCCCGCCTCCGCGCACGGCACGAACTTCGCGTCGGCCGCGATGGCCGGCTACGAGGTCGTCGAACTCCCCTCCGGGGACGACGGCCGCGTCGACCTCGACGCGCTGGCGGCGGCCGTCGGCGACGAGACGGCGGCGCTCATGCTGACGAACCCCAACACCCTCGGACTGTTCGAGCGCGACATCGTCGAGATCGCCGAGACGGTCCACGACGCCGGGGGGTTGCTCTACTACGACGGGGCGAACCTCAACGCCCTGCTCGGCCGGGCACGCCCCGGTGACATGGGGTTCGACATCATGCATTACAACGTCCACAAGACGTTCGCCACGCCCCACGGCGGGGGCGGCCCCGGTGCCGGTCCGGTCGGCGTCGTCTCGGACCTCGCCGAGTACCTCCCTCGCCCGCAGGTCAGGGAGTCGGACGGCGGCTACGAGCTGTTCGACCCCGAGCGGTCGATCGGCAAGGTCCACGGCTACGCGGGCAACTGGCTCGTCCTCCTCAAGGCGTACGCGTACATCGCACGGCTCGGCGACGCGGGGCTCAGAGACGCCTCGGCGAAGGCGGTGTTGAACGCCAACTACCTCGCCTCGCGGATCGACCTCGATGTCCCGTACGGCCCCTTCCACCACGAGTTCGCCGCGACCGCCGGCGACCGCGACGCCGCCGAACTCGCGAAGGGGATGCTCGATCACGGCGTCCACCCGCCGACGACGAAGTGGCCCGAGCTCGTCCCCGAGGCGATGCTCACTGAACCGACAGAGGTGGAGAATCGGTCGTCGCTCGACGACCTCGCGGCGGCGTTCAACAGCGTGGTGACGGCGGACGAAGAGACGCTCGCCGACGCGCCGACGCGGACGGCGGCCGGACGGATCGATCAGGTCGGTGCGGCACGGAACCCGCGGCTGTCGTGGCACGCGCTCGACGGTGACGACGCAGACGACACGGCGTGAGCCGCCGGGCCGGGCTCACTCTTCGACCGAGGCTCTGCCGGCGCGTGGCTGGAGTCGCGCGTCGACGTACGCGTCCAGTTCCGCCCGGATGTCGGCCGCCCACCGGTCGTCGGAGGTCGCCCGTCCCACCATGGTGCCGAGCGTCGTCGCGAGCAGGAACTCGGCGATCCGAACGGGGTCGCCCTCGCGGAACTCGGCGGACTCCATGCCGGCGCGGAGGATGTCTGCGAGTCGGTCGCGGAGCGCGTGGTCGGTCTCGGTGAACTTCTCGCGGAACGCCACGTCGTGGGCCGCGGCCGCACGGAGTTCTACGTAGACGCCCTCGAACTCGCACCGCTCCCGCGCCGCGGCGAGCGGGATCAGTCGGTCGAAGAACTCGTCAAGTCGTCGCCGGGGGTCGACGTCGCTCGTGGCCTCGATCTCCGCCTCCAGGCGATCGGTGAGAAAGCCCATGAAGTCGAGCAAGAGCGCGTCCTTGCCGGCGTAGTGGTGGTACAGGAGCGACTTGCTCTTGTCGAACTCGTCGGCGATCCGCTGGATCGTCAGGTCGGCGTAACCGTACTTGGTCAACGCGACGTACGTCGCTCGCATGATGTCCGTCCGCGTCTCGTGAGGCGCGTCGGCGAACATCTCGGGAGGCCCCATCTGAATGAATATTCAGTCAGAGGAGAAATGGGCTTCGATCGGGGAGTCGAGCCGTCGCCACCTCGGGTCGTCCCCGCCTCAGGCCTCGACGGAGGTGTCGATGTCACCGATGCGGACGAAGCTGTAGTCGCACTCCGAACAGCGCCACTTGATCTTCTCACCGAGATGGACGAGGGTGCTCGCGGTCCGCCAGAACGTTCGTTCCTCGCCACACACGGGGCAGTGGTGTTCCGTCTCTAGGCTCATAAGCGAGGATGACGGGCGACGGTGTTGAAGATGTTGGTTCCTCGTCTCGGAGTCCGACCTCGCGATCCTCGTGGGGTTCCGCCGGCGTCTCGACGGAGGCCAACTTACTTGCCCCCGGCACCGCTACCCCCGACGATGACGCTCACCCTGTACGCACTCGACGGCTGTCCGTACTGCGAGACCGTCCACGACGCGCTCGAGGCCGCCGGTGTCGACTACGAGACCGAGTGGGTCGACGCGCTGCACTCCGAACGGAACGAGGTCAAGCGGGTGAGCGGCCAGCGCGGCGTCCCCGTGCTCGTCGACGACGGTCACGGCGTGACGATGGCCGAGAGCGAGAACATCGTCGACTACGTCGAACGAACGCTCGCCTGACCCGCGCGGTCGGTGTCGGCGTACGCGACTCTCGCGTCCGCTCCGCCGTCGTCCGTGTGACCGCCGTGGCACCTCAGGCCGCCGGGGATGCCGGCCGCGACGCCCAGTGCGCGTCGAGGTAGTCGGCGAAGGTGACGTAGTCGATGCCGATCCGCGACGACGACACTGGTACGTCGACGTCGTACCCGCCCTCGTTGAACCACCGGTACATGTCGGCCATCTCGTCGCCCCCCTCGGCGCGGTACGCCTCCACGTCGACGTGGACCACCCTGACGTCTCTGTCGAGCGCCGCGGCCGCGTCGCTCCCGGCGTCTCGGGTCGTCCCGTACACCGCGTACTCTCCGTACTCGCCCGAACGGAGCGCGTCCACGACCGCACCACCTTGCTGGCCCGTCGCACCGGTGACGAGCACCCTTTTCGCGACCATACCTCACGGACGCGCGGCGAGGGAATAAGCCGGCAGTGAGCCGTGACAGCATCCGACTGGTACACGCGGCTCTGACTCTCTCGATCGAGTGAACGTCCCACAATGCTCATCTCCGTTGTTCACCTACGAACACCCATGAACAAGCACTTCGAGGACGCCTGGTACTA
This Salinigranum marinum DNA region includes the following protein-coding sequences:
- the gcvPB gene encoding aminomethyl-transferring glycine dehydrogenase subunit GcvPB, coding for MRYDQARYSTDGVYEPLLSEKDETAVEVDSELPDDLTRDSVTLPSLSEPELARHYTRLSQMNYGVETGPYPLGSCTMKYNPSFTEDVAALPSGGVHPDRSPESVQGTLAVLHGLQEFLAEIGGMDAVTLQPPAGAAGEFTGILVAKAYHEANGDERSEVIVPASAHGTNFASAAMAGYEVVELPSGDDGRVDLDALAAAVGDETAALMLTNPNTLGLFERDIVEIAETVHDAGGLLYYDGANLNALLGRARPGDMGFDIMHYNVHKTFATPHGGGGPGAGPVGVVSDLAEYLPRPQVRESDGGYELFDPERSIGKVHGYAGNWLVLLKAYAYIARLGDAGLRDASAKAVLNANYLASRIDLDVPYGPFHHEFAATAGDRDAAELAKGMLDHGVHPPTTKWPELVPEAMLTEPTEVENRSSLDDLAAAFNSVVTADEETLADAPTRTAAGRIDQVGAARNPRLSWHALDGDDADDTA
- a CDS encoding TetR/AcrR family transcriptional regulator, producing MGPPEMFADAPHETRTDIMRATYVALTKYGYADLTIQRIADEFDKSKSLLYHHYAGKDALLLDFMGFLTDRLEAEIEATSDVDPRRRLDEFFDRLIPLAAARERCEFEGVYVELRAAAAHDVAFREKFTETDHALRDRLADILRAGMESAEFREGDPVRIAEFLLATTLGTMVGRATSDDRWAADIRAELDAYVDARLQPRAGRASVEE
- a CDS encoding glutathione S-transferase N-terminal domain-containing protein codes for the protein MTLTLYALDGCPYCETVHDALEAAGVDYETEWVDALHSERNEVKRVSGQRGVPVLVDDGHGVTMAESENIVDYVERTLA
- a CDS encoding NmrA family NAD(P)-binding protein, which encodes MVAKRVLVTGATGQQGGAVVDALRSGEYGEYAVYGTTRDAGSDAAAALDRDVRVVHVDVEAYRAEGGDEMADMYRWFNEGGYDVDVPVSSSRIGIDYVTFADYLDAHWASRPASPAA